A stretch of Mastacembelus armatus chromosome 1, fMasArm1.2, whole genome shotgun sequence DNA encodes these proteins:
- the cnga1a gene encoding cyclic nucleotide gated channel subunit alpha 1a yields MVYICRVHSISAAMTALPLLTVSPHTSLQLTSDSEDHSEDDISVPQSNLHCQRNANNNNNNKEEKKKKRKKEKKEKKEKKKEEKEKEEKEAKEKQKEKEKEKEKEKEKEKEKEKENEKDKDKPKELFVINPAGNLYYNWLFIITLPVMYNWTMIIARACFEELQHNYIIYWIILDFTSDVIYLADMLVRTRTGYLEQGLMVKDEKLLRDRYVNSFQFQLDVLSMLPTDVLYFYFGLSYPEIRINKLLRIGRMMEFFTRTETKTNYPNIFRIANLIMYILIIIHWNACFYFSFSKSIGFGADDWVYPALDNPEEPEFGQPMRKYAFSLYWSTLTLTTIGETPPPALDSEFFFHVIDFLVGVLIFATIVGNIATMISNMNAVQAQFQARIDNIKQYMQVRKVSKELEQRVIKWFDYLWNNGKAQNESEVLRYLPDKLKAELAIQVHMETLKKVRIFADCEEGLLIELVLKLRPQVFSPGDYICKKGDIGREMYIIKDGKLAVVADDGVTQFVVLGSGSYFGEISILNIKGSKAGNRRTANIRSIGYSDLFCLSKDDLMESLTEYPDAKSMLEDKGREILMKDGLIELDPANIMPETQELEDKVNKLYNTMEMMQTKLKKILGNYNNSDIALRDRIKTLERLTREEVEDKDEEEGEVKKEEKEVDEEKRQEEKEEITEGDGKKKVEEEKSVEIKED; encoded by the exons ATGGTTTACATCTGCAGGGTACACTCCATATCTGCCGCTATGACCGCCCTTCCCCTCCTCACTGTGTCACCTCACACCTCACTACAACTTACCAGCGACAGTGAAGACCATAGTGAGGACGACAT AAGTGTGCCTCAGTCAAATCTTCACTGTCAGCGAAATGcgaataacaataacaacaataaggA ggagaaaaagaaaaaaagaaaaaaggagaagaaagagaagaaggaaaa aaagaaggaggagaaggaaaaagaagaaaaggaggcaaaagaaaaacagaaagaaaaggaaaaggaaaaagagaaggaaaaggagaaggaaaaggagaaggagaaggaaaatgaaaaggacaaaGATAA gCCCAAAGAACTGTTTGTCATTAATCCTGCTGGGAATTTGTATTACAACTGGCTGTTCATCATCACACTACCAGTCATGTACAACTGGACCATGATCATAGCCAG GGCTTGCTTCGAGGAGCTGCAACACAACTACATCATTTACTGGATTATTTTGGACTTCACCTCGGACGTAATCTACCTAGCCGATATGCTTGTCAGGACCAGAACAG GTTACCTTGAGCAAGGTCTGATGGTAAAGGATGAGAAACTGCTCCGGGATCGTTACGTCAACAGCTTCCAATTTCAGCTTGATGTTCTCTCCATGCTCCCCACAGACGTCCTCTATTTCTACTTTGGCCTCAGTTACCCAGAGATCCGCATTAACAAGCTACTGAGAATCGGCCGCATGATGGAGTTCTTCACGAGAACGGAAACTAAAACTAACTACCCCAACATCTTCCGCATCGCAAACTTGATCATGTACATCCTCATTATCATTCACTGGAATGCCTGtttctatttctctttctccaaaTCTATTGGTTTTGGGGCTGACGACTGGGTTTACCCAGCTCTGGATAATCCTGAGGAGCCTGAATTTGGGCAGCCCATGAGGAAATATGCATTTAGCCTCTACTGGTCTACATTAACACTGACTACCATTGGAGAAACACCACCACCTGCCCTAGACTCTGAGTTTTTCTTCCATGTGATTGACTTTTTAGTAGGCGTCTTGATCTTTGCCACCATTGTTGGTAACATCGCCACCATGATCTCCAACATGAATGCTGTCCAAGCTCAGTTTCAGGCCCGAATTGACAATATCAAGCAGTACATGCAG GTTCGAAAGGTCAGCAAAGAACTTGAACAGCGAGTCATCAAGTGGTTTGATTATCTGTGGAATAACGGCAAGGCACAGAATGAAAGTGAGGTGTTAAGATATCTTCCTGACAAGTTAAAAGCTGAACTTGCCATTCAGGTCCACATGGAGACACTGAAGAAAGTTCGTATTTTTGCGGACTGTGAAGAAGGCCTGTTGATTGAACTGGTCCTCAAGCTACGGCCGCAGGTGTTTAGCCCCGGAGACTACATCTGCAAGAAGGGAGATATTGGCCGTGAGATGTATATTATCAAAGATGGAAAGcttgcagttgttgctgatgATGGTGTCACCCAGTTTGTTGTGCTGGGAAGTGGAAGCTATTTTGGTGAGATCAGTATCCTTAATATTAAAGGCAGCAAAGCAGGGAACAGGCGGACAGCCAACATCCGTAGCATTGGATATTCAGACCTCTTCTGCCTATCTAAGGATGACCTAATGGAGTCACTGACAGAGTATCCGGATGCGAAAAGCATGCTTGAGGACAAAGGCCGGGAGATTCTGATGAAAGACGGCCTGATAGAGCTGGACCCAGCTAATATTATGCCTGAAACCCAGGAGCTAGAGGATAAGGTCAACAAATTGTACAATACAATGGAGATGATGCAGACCAAGCTCAAGAAGATTTTGGGAAATTACAACAACAGTGATATAGCCCTGAGAGACCGCATTAAAACTCTGGAGCGACTAACAAGGGAGGAGGTAGAAGAtaaggatgaggaggaaggagaggtgaaaaaagaagaaaaagaagtggaTGAGGAGAAAAggcaagaagaaaaagaggaaataacGGAAGGTGACGGTAAGAAAAAGgtagaagaggaaaaaagtgtGGAGATAAAGGAAGATTAA